In Populus trichocarpa isolate Nisqually-1 chromosome 16, P.trichocarpa_v4.1, whole genome shotgun sequence, a genomic segment contains:
- the LOC7466052 gene encoding laccase-4 isoform X2, producing MEYSCFRFMLLAVCLFPAVVECRIRHYKFNVVMKNTTRLCSSKPIVTVNGLFPGPTLYAREDDTVLVKVVNRVKYNLSIHWHGIRQLRTGWADGPAYITQCPIQPGQSYVYNFTITGQRGTLLWHAHILWLRATVHGAIVVLPKLGVPYPFPAPHKEVVVVLAEWWKSDTEAVINEALKSGLAPNVSDAHTINGHPGAVSTCSSQGGFTLPVQSGKTYMLRLINAALNEELFFKIAGHKLTVVEVDATYVKPFKTDTVLIAPGQTTNVLVTTNKNTGKYLVAASPFMDAPIAVDNMTATATLHYSGALSNSPTTLTIPPPKNATALANQFTNSLRSLNSKTFPAKVPLTVDHSLFFTVGLGINPCPTCKAGNGSRVVASINNVTFVMPTTALLQAHFFNISGVFTTDFPAKPPHVFNYTGTPPTNLQTTSGTKAYRLPYNSTVQLVMQDTGIISPENHPIHLHGFNFFAVGRGVGNYNPKTDPKKFNLVDPVERNTIGVPSGGWVAIRFRADNPGVWFMHCHLEVHTTWGLKMAFLVDNGKGPNESLLPPPSDLPKC from the exons ATGGAGTACTCTTGCTTCCGTTTTATGCTCCTTGCTGTCTGCCTCTTCCCTGCTGTGGTCGAGTGCAGGATTCGGCATTACAAGTTCAAT GTGGTGATGAAAAATACTACCAGACTATGCTCAAGCAAGCCGATTGTTACCGTCAATGGCCTGTTCCCAGGACCAACTCTGTATGCCAGGGAAGACGATACAGTTCTTGTGAAAGTTGTTAACCGTGTCAAATATAATTTGTCTATCCACTG GCATGGCATTAGGCAATTAAGAACGGGTTGGGCTGATGGACCAGCATACATTACACAATGCCCTATTCAGCCAGGCCAAAGCTATGTCTACAATTTTACTATCACAGGCCAGAGAGGCACACTTCTTTGGCATGCACATATTCTCTGGCTAAGAGCCACTGTCCACGGTGCCATAGTTGTCTTGCCTAAGCTTGGTGTCCCCTACCCATTCCCAGCTCCCCACAAGGAAGTAGTTGTTGTTTTAG CGGAATGGTGGAAATCAGATACCGAAGCTGTGATCAATGAAGCTCTTAAATCCGGATTAGCACCAAATGTCTCTGATGCTCACACAATTAATGGGCATCCAGGAGCTGTCTCAACTTGTTCTTCACAAG GCGGTTTCACTTTGCCAGTCCAAAGTGGCAAGACCTACATGCTACGGCTGATCAATGCTGCACTCAATGAGGAGCTCTTCTTCAAAATTGCAGGGCACAAGCTTACTGTCGTGGAAGTTGATGCCACCTACGTTAAACCTTTCAAAACTGATACAGTCCTAATTGCCCCAGGCCAGACCACCAATGTCCTCGTCACAACTAACAAAAATACGGGCAAGTACTTGGTTGCAGCATCCCCATTCATGGATGCTCCAATTGCAGTAGACAACATGACTGCAACAGCCACTTTACACTATTCAGGAGCACTTTCTAACTCCCCCACAACTCTCACCATCCCACCTCCCAAGAATGCCACTGCACTTGCCAACCAATTTACTAATTCTCTACGCAGTCTAAACTCGAAAACGTTCCCTGCCAAAGTCCCATTAACCGTTGATCACAGCCTTTTCTTCACTGTTGGTCTAGGAATTAACCCGTGTCCAACTTGCAAAGCTGGTAATGGTAGCAGAGTTGTTGCTAGTATCAACAATGTCACATTTGTCATGCCAACCACTGCCCTGCTTCAAGCACATTTCTTCAACATCAGTGGTGTGTTCACCACTGATTTTCCTGCAAAGCCACCACATGTTTTTAATTACACAGGCACTCCACCCACAAATTTACAGACCACAAGTGGAACAAAAGCATATAGGTTGCCCTACAACTCGACAGTCCAACTTGTTATGCAAGATACTGGGATCATATCCCCTGAGAACCATCCAATCCATCTACATGGATTCAATTTCTTTGCTGTTGGTAGGGGAGTAGGGAATTACAATCCGAAGACTGATCCTAAGAAATTCAACCTTGTTGACCCTGTTGAACGGAACACAATTGGAGTACCTTCTGGTGGATGGGTTGCCATAAGATTTCGTGCCGATAATCCTG GAGTTTGGTTCATGCATTGCCATCTCGAG